From Pandoraea norimbergensis, the proteins below share one genomic window:
- a CDS encoding accessory factor UbiK family protein has protein sequence MKPNEILQDMQAKVSEMLKQSPAKDIERNVKSLLNQGFTRLDLVTREEFDVQAQVLARTREKLEALEKRVAALESLRNEAQD, from the coding sequence ATGAAACCGAACGAGATCCTGCAAGACATGCAAGCCAAGGTGAGCGAAATGCTCAAGCAATCGCCCGCCAAGGATATCGAGCGCAACGTCAAAAGCCTGCTGAACCAGGGGTTCACGCGCCTCGATCTGGTGACGCGCGAGGAGTTCGACGTGCAGGCGCAGGTGCTGGCCCGTACGCGCGAGAAGCTCGAAGCGCTGGAAAAGCGCGTCGCGGCGCTCGAAAGTCTGCGCAACGAAGCGCAGGACTAA
- a CDS encoding TorF family putative porin — translation MNKVSTAMAGCVFFGAMALTAGAYAQAAADGSAPAAAPAAAPAAADAAAEPLTVTANIGLFSDYRFRGISQTGKRPAVQGGFDLAHESGLYAGVWASNISWISDGNSAVSAPIEMDFYGGWKKEIIPDWTIDVGGLQYYYPGTYPSGTFYPRPHTFELYAAVGWKTITLKYSHALTRLFGLVGPNGEDTSGSGYLDLTGTYDTGFWGISAVGHVGHQWVHNFSAASYTDWKIGLSKDLGKNFSVSVAYVDTNAKEQYYTAANSGKVLSKATVVVSVSKTF, via the coding sequence ATGAATAAAGTGTCGACTGCGATGGCTGGCTGTGTGTTCTTTGGTGCAATGGCATTGACGGCTGGCGCTTACGCGCAGGCCGCCGCCGATGGCAGCGCACCCGCGGCAGCGCCGGCTGCCGCACCGGCCGCTGCTGATGCGGCCGCTGAACCGCTGACGGTGACCGCGAACATCGGTCTGTTCTCGGACTACCGATTCCGCGGCATTTCGCAAACGGGCAAGCGTCCGGCAGTTCAGGGCGGCTTTGACCTCGCACACGAATCCGGGCTGTACGCCGGTGTGTGGGCGTCAAACATCAGCTGGATCTCGGATGGCAACTCGGCGGTCAGCGCACCGATCGAGATGGACTTCTACGGCGGCTGGAAGAAGGAAATCATTCCCGACTGGACCATCGATGTCGGTGGCCTCCAGTACTACTACCCGGGCACGTATCCGTCCGGCACCTTCTACCCGCGTCCGCACACGTTCGAGCTGTACGCGGCAGTGGGCTGGAAAACCATCACGCTGAAGTATTCACATGCCCTCACGCGCCTGTTCGGCCTTGTGGGCCCCAACGGCGAGGACACCTCGGGGAGCGGCTACCTCGACCTGACGGGGACGTATGACACCGGCTTCTGGGGCATTTCGGCCGTCGGTCACGTGGGCCATCAGTGGGTGCATAACTTCAGCGCGGCAAGCTATACCGACTGGAAGATCGGCCTGTCGAAAGACCTCGGCAAGAACTTCTCCGTGTCGGTCGCCTATGTCGACACCAACGCCAAAGAGCAGTACTACACCGCCGCAAACTCGGGCAAAGTGCTTTCCAAGGCCACTGTCGTCGTAAGCGTGTCGAAGACATTCTAA
- a CDS encoding P-II family nitrogen regulator — protein MKLITAIVKPFKLDEVREALSNIGVAGITVTEVKGFGRQKGHTELYRGAEYVVDFLPKVKIEAVIGDALLDQAIDAIEQAARTGKIGDGKIFVSNVEHVVRIRTGETGEDAL, from the coding sequence ATGAAGCTGATTACCGCAATTGTGAAACCCTTCAAGCTCGACGAGGTGCGTGAAGCCCTCTCGAACATTGGCGTGGCGGGTATCACGGTCACCGAAGTCAAAGGCTTCGGCCGCCAAAAAGGCCACACCGAGCTGTACCGTGGCGCAGAGTACGTCGTCGACTTTCTTCCGAAGGTGAAGATCGAGGCGGTAATCGGCGATGCCCTGCTCGATCAGGCCATCGATGCTATCGAACAGGCTGCCCGAACCGGCAAGATCGGTGACGGCAAGATCTTCGTGTCCAACGTCGAACACGTGGTCCGCATCCGTACGGGAGAGACCGGCGAAGACGCGCTGTAA